A region from the Corynebacterium halotolerans YIM 70093 = DSM 44683 genome encodes:
- the lysA gene encoding diaminopimelate decarboxylase, with amino-acid sequence MQVSTATEEFNNLPAHVWPRNAVRQEDGVVTIAGVPLPEIAEEYGTPVFVIDEDDFRSRCQDMARAFGGPERVHYASKAFLTKTVARWVDEEGLSLDVASLNELRIALAADFPAERVTAHGNNKDVDFLRACVREGVGHVVLDSEQELELLDFIAASEGKVQEVLIRVKPGIEAHTHEFIATSHEDQKFGFSLASGSAFRAAEATVRAENLGLVGLHCHVGSQVFDAQGFSLAAERVLELYSRIHSELGVALPELDLGGGYGIAYTVDEEPLNVDEVAHDLLTAVGKTAAELGIDAPTVLVEPGRAIAGPAGVTVYEVGTIKDVHVDDDTTRRYVSVDGGMSDNIRPALYGAEYDARVVSGFTEGEPVSTRVVGSHCESGDILVNEATYPDDITNGDLLALASTGAYCYAMSSRYNAFARPAVVTVRAGKTKLMLRRETIEDILSLEA; translated from the coding sequence ATGCAGGTGTCCACCGCGACCGAAGAGTTCAACAACCTGCCAGCACACGTCTGGCCCCGCAACGCTGTCCGCCAGGAGGACGGCGTGGTCACCATCGCGGGAGTACCGCTGCCCGAGATCGCCGAGGAGTACGGCACGCCCGTCTTCGTCATCGACGAGGACGACTTCCGCTCCCGCTGCCAGGACATGGCGCGCGCCTTCGGCGGCCCCGAGCGCGTCCACTACGCATCCAAGGCCTTCCTGACCAAGACGGTCGCCCGCTGGGTGGATGAGGAGGGGCTGTCGCTGGACGTCGCCTCCCTCAACGAGCTGCGCATCGCCCTGGCCGCCGACTTCCCGGCCGAGCGCGTCACCGCCCACGGCAACAACAAGGACGTCGACTTTCTGCGCGCCTGCGTGCGCGAGGGCGTCGGCCACGTGGTCCTGGACTCCGAGCAGGAGCTCGAGCTGCTCGACTTCATCGCCGCGTCCGAGGGAAAGGTCCAGGAGGTGCTGATCCGCGTCAAGCCCGGCATCGAGGCCCACACCCACGAGTTCATCGCCACCAGCCATGAGGACCAGAAGTTCGGTTTCTCGCTGGCCTCCGGCTCCGCCTTCCGCGCCGCCGAGGCGACCGTGCGCGCCGAGAATCTCGGGCTGGTGGGCCTGCACTGCCACGTCGGCTCCCAGGTCTTCGACGCCCAGGGCTTCTCCCTGGCCGCCGAACGCGTCCTCGAGCTGTATTCGCGCATCCACTCCGAGCTCGGCGTGGCACTGCCGGAACTCGACCTCGGTGGCGGCTACGGTATCGCCTACACCGTCGACGAGGAGCCGCTGAACGTCGACGAGGTCGCCCACGACCTGCTCACGGCCGTCGGCAAGACCGCTGCGGAGCTGGGTATCGACGCCCCGACCGTCCTCGTCGAGCCCGGCCGCGCCATCGCCGGCCCAGCGGGCGTCACCGTCTACGAGGTCGGCACCATCAAGGACGTCCACGTCGACGACGACACCACCCGCCGTTACGTCTCCGTCGACGGCGGCATGTCCGACAACATCCGCCCCGCCCTGTACGGGGCGGAGTACGACGCCCGCGTGGTCTCCGGTTTCACCGAGGGCGAGCCGGTGTCCACCCGCGTGGTCGGCTCCCACTGCGAGTCCGGCGACATCCTCGTCAACGAGGCGACCTACCCCGACGACATCACCAACGGTGACCTGCTCGCCCTGGCCTCGACGGGCGCCTACTGCTACGCCATGTCCAGCCGCTACAACGCCTTCGCCCGCCCGGCCGTGGTGACGGTGCGCGCCGGTAAGACGAAGCTGATGCTGCGCCGCGAGACCATCGAGGACATCCTCTCGCTGGAGGCGTGA
- a CDS encoding alpha/beta fold hydrolase, whose amino-acid sequence MPTARRTLAASAASALMVLGLAAVPVQAQTQTTAAPEIAWEECPPQVTDTTADCGRIDVPMYHSDPTGAQISVGFVRVPADDQANRRGVLFGNPGGPGGDAYSYFGNPDAIAWPEGITNEWDRVAVQPRGLTGSTPVDCNELAPGYSDLDIITREGAFVRDSCEIGTPGYTASLTTENTAEDWEWVRRALGEEKISIMGLSYGTFLGSAYATKYPQHTDRVVLDSGMDPAKAWNGVMDSQEGGYIGSLHDFLNWVAARNETYGLGDTPLAVYQAWSARVVAESGTNPTVVPPPARIGDIPPGLEWAGQAAADIMTATGGARVQAEGLASQVANPGSFQSTSLTLQMTRQMLPMPNQWDTLARVINGTEPLPNPEEVGTEVPEELVTAVNMQRLIMCNENQVAPNPADVLPYAWTSFITGDIFSAPSHQFSSGAACSGFAPVTGPAHVDGSALETRPLQIQATGDPQTPYADFGPLAEAMGSHVITVHGAGHGQVGFGNAAVDEAVVEYLRTGHTDVTDVPGVE is encoded by the coding sequence ATGCCGACAGCCCGTCGCACACTGGCCGCCTCCGCCGCCTCCGCACTCATGGTGCTCGGGCTGGCGGCCGTCCCGGTCCAGGCCCAGACCCAGACCACCGCCGCCCCGGAGATCGCCTGGGAGGAGTGCCCGCCGCAGGTCACCGACACCACCGCCGACTGCGGCCGCATCGACGTGCCCATGTACCACTCCGATCCGACCGGCGCGCAGATCAGCGTCGGCTTCGTCCGCGTGCCGGCCGACGACCAGGCCAACCGCCGCGGCGTGCTCTTCGGCAATCCCGGCGGCCCGGGCGGTGACGCCTACAGCTACTTCGGCAACCCCGACGCCATCGCCTGGCCCGAGGGCATCACCAACGAGTGGGACCGGGTGGCCGTCCAGCCGCGTGGCCTGACCGGTTCCACCCCGGTCGACTGCAACGAGCTGGCCCCGGGCTACTCGGATCTCGACATCATCACCCGCGAGGGTGCCTTCGTGCGGGACTCCTGCGAGATCGGCACCCCGGGCTACACCGCCAGCCTGACCACCGAGAACACCGCCGAGGACTGGGAGTGGGTCCGCCGCGCGCTCGGTGAGGAGAAGATCTCCATCATGGGCCTGAGCTACGGCACCTTCCTCGGCTCGGCCTACGCCACCAAGTACCCGCAGCACACCGACCGCGTGGTGCTCGACTCCGGGATGGACCCCGCCAAGGCGTGGAACGGCGTGATGGATTCCCAGGAGGGCGGCTACATCGGCAGCCTGCACGACTTCCTGAACTGGGTCGCCGCCCGCAACGAGACCTACGGCCTGGGTGACACCCCGCTGGCCGTCTACCAGGCGTGGTCGGCGCGGGTCGTCGCCGAGTCCGGCACCAACCCGACCGTCGTTCCCCCGCCGGCCCGGATCGGCGACATCCCGCCGGGCCTGGAGTGGGCCGGCCAGGCCGCCGCCGACATCATGACCGCCACCGGCGGGGCCCGCGTCCAGGCCGAGGGACTGGCCTCCCAGGTCGCCAACCCCGGCTCCTTCCAGTCCACCTCCCTGACCCTGCAGATGACACGGCAGATGCTGCCCATGCCGAACCAGTGGGACACCCTCGCCCGCGTGATCAACGGCACCGAGCCGCTGCCCAACCCCGAGGAGGTCGGCACGGAGGTGCCGGAGGAGCTGGTCACCGCCGTCAACATGCAGCGGCTGATCATGTGCAACGAAAACCAGGTGGCGCCGAACCCGGCCGACGTCCTGCCCTACGCGTGGACGTCCTTCATCACCGGCGACATCTTCTCCGCCCCGAGCCACCAGTTCTCCTCGGGTGCCGCCTGCTCCGGCTTCGCGCCGGTGACCGGTCCGGCCCACGTGGACGGCTCCGCACTGGAGACCCGCCCGCTGCAGATCCAGGCCACCGGTGACCCGCAGACCCCCTACGCCGACTTCGGGCCGCTGGCCGAGGCGATGGGCAGCCACGTCATCACCGTCCACGGTGCCGGCCACGGTCAGGTGGGCTTCGGCAACGCCGCCGTCGACGAGGCGGTCGTGGAGTACCTGCGCACCGGTCACACCGACGTCACCGACGTCCCGGGCGTGGAGTAG
- the argS gene encoding arginine--tRNA ligase, producing the protein MTPADLASLIKETAGGVLAARDLDNSVLPETVTVERPRNPEHGDYATNLALQVAKKAGTNPRELAGWLAEALASDDAIDAADVAGPGFLNIRLAAAAQGDIVARILAAGGSFGNVDLYSGRKVNLEFVSANPTGPIHLGGTRWAAVGDSLGRVLTAAGAQVTREYYFNDHGGQIDRFARSLVAAAQGEPTPEDGYGGDYIREIADAVVEKRPDALDGEPADVQETFRALGVDMMFEHIKESLHEFRTDFDVYFHENSLFESGAVERAVQQLKDNGNLYEADGAWWLRSTNFGDDKDRVVIKSDGEAAYIAGDIAYIVDKIERGHDLCIYMLGADHHGYIARLKAAAAALGYDPERVEVLIGQMVNLLKDGEAVRMSKRAGTVITLDDLVEAIGIDAARYSLVRSSVDSSLDIDLALWASQSSDNPVYYVQYGHARLCSIARKAAEADVTHDGADLSLLTHEREGDLIRTLGEFPAVVTAAAELREPHRVARYAEELAGVFHRFYDNCQILPKAGESAEPIHAARLALATATRQTLANALGLVGVTAPERM; encoded by the coding sequence ATGACACCTGCAGATCTTGCGTCCCTGATCAAGGAGACAGCCGGCGGCGTGCTCGCCGCCCGCGACCTCGACAATTCCGTGCTGCCGGAGACCGTCACCGTCGAGCGCCCGCGCAACCCCGAGCACGGCGACTACGCCACCAACCTGGCGCTGCAGGTCGCCAAGAAGGCCGGCACCAACCCCCGTGAGCTGGCCGGCTGGCTGGCCGAGGCGCTCGCCTCCGACGACGCCATCGACGCCGCCGATGTGGCCGGTCCCGGCTTCCTCAACATCCGGCTGGCCGCCGCCGCCCAGGGCGACATCGTGGCCCGGATCCTGGCGGCCGGCGGCTCCTTCGGCAACGTCGATCTCTACTCCGGCAGGAAGGTCAACCTCGAGTTCGTCTCCGCGAACCCGACCGGCCCGATCCACCTGGGCGGCACCCGCTGGGCCGCCGTCGGCGACTCCCTCGGCCGCGTGCTCACCGCCGCGGGTGCGCAGGTCACCCGCGAGTACTACTTCAACGACCATGGCGGGCAGATCGACCGCTTCGCCCGCTCCCTGGTCGCCGCCGCCCAGGGAGAGCCGACCCCGGAGGACGGCTACGGCGGCGACTACATCCGCGAGATCGCCGACGCGGTCGTCGAGAAGCGGCCGGACGCCCTCGACGGTGAGCCGGCGGACGTGCAGGAGACCTTCCGCGCGCTCGGCGTGGACATGATGTTCGAGCACATCAAGGAGTCCCTGCACGAGTTCCGCACCGACTTCGACGTCTACTTCCACGAGAACTCCCTGTTCGAGTCCGGCGCCGTCGAACGCGCCGTACAGCAGCTCAAGGACAACGGCAACCTCTACGAGGCCGACGGCGCGTGGTGGCTGCGCTCGACCAACTTCGGCGACGACAAGGACCGGGTGGTCATCAAGTCCGACGGTGAGGCCGCCTACATCGCGGGCGACATCGCCTACATCGTCGACAAGATCGAGCGCGGGCACGACCTGTGCATCTACATGCTCGGCGCCGACCACCATGGCTACATCGCCCGCCTGAAGGCCGCCGCCGCAGCACTCGGCTACGACCCGGAGCGGGTCGAGGTGCTCATCGGCCAGATGGTCAACCTCCTCAAGGACGGCGAGGCCGTGCGCATGTCCAAGCGCGCCGGCACCGTCATCACCCTCGACGACCTCGTCGAGGCCATCGGCATCGACGCCGCCCGCTACTCGCTGGTGCGCAGCTCCGTCGACTCCTCCCTGGACATCGACCTGGCGCTGTGGGCCTCCCAGTCCTCGGACAACCCCGTCTACTACGTCCAGTACGGCCACGCCCGCCTGTGCTCCATCGCACGCAAGGCCGCCGAGGCCGACGTGACCCACGACGGTGCCGATCTCTCGCTGCTCACCCACGAGCGCGAGGGCGACCTCATCCGCACCCTCGGCGAGTTCCCGGCCGTCGTCACGGCCGCCGCCGAACTGCGCGAACCGCACCGCGTCGCCCGCTACGCTGAGGAACTGGCGGGCGTGTTCCACCGTTTCTACGACAACTGCCAGATCCTGCCGAAGGCCGGTGAGTCCGCCGAGCCGATTCACGCCGCCCGGCTGGCCCTGGCCACCGCCACCCGCCAGACCCTGGCCAACGCTCTCGGCCTTGTCGGCGTCACCGCACCGGAGAGGATGTAA